In Desulfobacterales bacterium, a single genomic region encodes these proteins:
- a CDS encoding metallophosphoesterase family protein, translating to MDIITLTDIHGYAPGIDRISDQLAAADLVVLAGDITQFGGTSAAKRIIHHIRKHTPRILAVSGNCDYPEVEAWLNEEGLSLHCQCKRVHGIQFTGIGGSLPCPGLTPNEMTENQFKRCSEQLASGLSVTEPHILVTHQPPFQTMNDTTTDGNHVGSQSIRQLIEDVKPMMCITGHIHEGAGIDTIGSTRVFNPGPFFGGYYGCITIGRQIEFMEIRSYSS from the coding sequence ATGGACATCATAACATTAACCGACATTCACGGATATGCACCGGGCATCGACCGGATATCCGATCAACTGGCCGCTGCCGATCTGGTCGTCCTGGCCGGAGATATTACCCAATTTGGCGGAACGTCGGCGGCAAAACGCATCATCCACCACATCCGGAAGCACACGCCCCGTATACTGGCTGTTTCAGGTAACTGTGATTATCCGGAAGTCGAAGCCTGGCTGAACGAGGAGGGCCTGAGTCTTCATTGCCAATGCAAACGGGTACACGGAATTCAGTTTACCGGCATTGGCGGCTCTTTGCCCTGTCCCGGACTGACACCCAATGAAATGACCGAGAATCAATTCAAACGCTGTTCAGAGCAACTGGCCTCCGGGCTTTCAGTTACCGAACCGCATATTCTGGTCACGCATCAGCCGCCGTTTCAAACCATGAACGACACGACAACAGACGGCAATCATGTCGGCAGCCAATCCATCAGACAATTGATTGAAGATGTCAAACCGATGATGTGCATTACGGGCCATATCCATGAAGGCGCCGGCATCGATACGATTGGATCCACCCGGGTCTTTAACCCGGGACCATTTTTCGGGGGGTACTACGGCTGCATAACGATCGGACGACAAATCGAATTCATGGAGATTCGCTCGTATTCAAGCTAA
- a CDS encoding peptidylprolyl isomerase: protein MTYGPAVKQHAHSVWRSPLKHLFKIIVILTILIISGFHQGRAESENPRVRLETRLGHILLELDSKAAPATVSNFLFYVRSGFYDDTIFHRVIPRFMIQGGGFDATLAKRDTDHPILNEADNGLKNLRGTIAMARTTAPHSATSQFFINTVDNDYLNFKAKNRREWGYCVFGRVIDGMDTVNAIEGVPTTSKGGLPNVPSTPVTINKAVIIQE from the coding sequence ATGACATATGGCCCGGCTGTGAAGCAACACGCACATTCAGTATGGAGAAGCCCATTGAAACACCTGTTCAAAATCATAGTGATTCTGACGATTCTGATCATATCCGGCTTTCACCAGGGACGGGCCGAATCCGAAAATCCCCGGGTAAGGTTAGAAACCCGTCTCGGTCATATTCTTCTGGAACTCGATTCAAAGGCGGCCCCTGCCACTGTCAGCAATTTTCTTTTCTATGTTCGAAGCGGATTTTATGACGATACGATTTTCCACCGGGTAATCCCCCGCTTCATGATCCAGGGGGGCGGCTTTGATGCAACTTTAGCCAAAAGGGATACGGATCATCCCATTTTAAACGAGGCGGACAACGGGCTGAAAAATCTGCGCGGAACCATCGCGATGGCACGCACAACAGCTCCCCATTCGGCCACATCACAGTTTTTTATCAACACCGTGGACAATGATTACCTGAATTTCAAGGCAAAAAACCGCCGGGAATGGGGGTACTGCGTATTCGGCAGAGTCATCGATGGCATGGACACGGTCAATGCCATTGAAGGCGTCCCCACCACATCAAAGGGGGGGCTTCCGAATGTACCGTCCACGCCGGTCACTATCAACAAAGCCGTCATCATCCAGGAATAA
- a CDS encoding acetate uptake transporter yields MAEQKLVNPAAVGLGGFALTTMILQFHNLGWCGVGPVIACGLIYGGLAQMIAGFLEQKTGNAFGFSAFTSYGAFWICLGVIFLLNHFGIYKASGTDVGCFLVVWTFYTAIMFVGSMRTNSALAWTFATLLAGFILLDLGHFGYPAMTKVAAWDLIVCAALAWYVMAHVILADFGIVVPVGKPWIEPVKAAATSKASELVLES; encoded by the coding sequence ATGGCTGAACAAAAATTAGTAAATCCGGCGGCAGTCGGTTTGGGAGGGTTCGCGTTAACCACCATGATTCTGCAGTTTCACAATCTGGGGTGGTGTGGTGTAGGCCCAGTTATAGCCTGCGGTCTGATCTACGGTGGCCTGGCCCAGATGATCGCCGGTTTTCTGGAACAGAAGACAGGCAACGCATTCGGTTTCAGCGCTTTTACCTCATACGGCGCGTTCTGGATCTGCCTGGGCGTTATTTTTCTTTTAAACCATTTTGGCATTTACAAGGCCAGTGGAACTGATGTGGGCTGTTTTCTTGTCGTGTGGACATTCTACACCGCTATCATGTTTGTCGGTTCCATGAGAACCAACAGCGCTCTGGCATGGACGTTTGCGACATTGCTGGCCGGCTTCATTCTGCTGGATCTGGGCCATTTCGGCTATCCGGCAATGACCAAAGTGGCGGCATGGGATCTGATCGTATGCGCGGCTCTGGCATGGTATGTCATGGCGCATGTCATTCTTGCCGATTTTGGCATTGTTGTGCCCGTCGGTAAACCCTGGATTGAACCGGTAAAAGCAGCGGCCACGTCCAAGGCGTCTGAATTGGTCTTAGAATCCTGA
- a CDS encoding amidohydrolase: MRDLKVTLVQTELIWEDVESNLSILTRKIDSIQEDTQLIILPEMFSTAFSTNVEKLAEDMNGPAVRWLLDMSRRTGADIAGSVMLKENGSYLNRLIWARPDGTFLTYDKRHLFRMGREHDYYSAGSRHLTVDLSGWKIRPFICYDLRFPCWIRNIENAYDIAVFVANWPGKRSFHWNTLLTARAIENQCYVIGVNRVGVDGKGLAHSGDSCIMDYFGETVFQHSYSECIHTAALSYEKLRDYRNKFPAWMDSDPVMIKTGSGIEG, from the coding sequence ATGCGTGATTTGAAGGTTACATTGGTTCAGACAGAGCTGATCTGGGAAGATGTGGAATCCAATCTGTCGATATTGACCCGGAAAATAGATTCGATCCAGGAGGATACGCAGCTGATTATCTTACCGGAGATGTTTTCAACCGCGTTCAGTACAAATGTGGAAAAGCTGGCAGAGGACATGAACGGACCGGCGGTTCGCTGGCTTCTGGATATGTCCCGCAGGACCGGTGCGGATATTGCCGGAAGTGTCATGTTGAAGGAAAACGGTTCGTATCTGAACCGGTTGATCTGGGCCAGGCCGGACGGCACATTTCTGACATACGACAAACGGCATCTGTTTCGCATGGGCAGAGAACACGATTATTACAGCGCCGGCAGCCGCCACCTTACCGTTGATCTGTCGGGCTGGAAAATCCGTCCGTTTATCTGCTACGACCTGAGATTTCCGTGCTGGATCAGAAACATTGAAAACGCATATGATATTGCAGTATTTGTCGCAAACTGGCCGGGAAAACGCTCGTTTCACTGGAACACGCTGCTGACGGCAAGAGCCATTGAAAATCAGTGCTATGTCATCGGCGTAAACCGGGTGGGGGTTGATGGCAAAGGTCTGGCTCACAGTGGCGATTCATGCATCATGGACTATTTCGGTGAAACTGTTTTTCAGCACTCATACAGTGAGTGCATCCACACGGCGGCATTGTCATATGAAAAGCTTCGGGATTATCGGAACAAGTTTCCGGCATGGATGGATTCGGATCCGGTCATGATAAAAACCGGCTCCGGCATTGAGGGATGA
- a CDS encoding AMP-binding protein encodes MIKQYLSKTDFKSYEDFYQNFSINIPDNFNFAYDVVDRIAEQHPEKRAIVWCNDRGEEKQITFEALRIHVNKTANAFQSLGIRKGDPVMLVLKRRYEFWYCLLALHKLGAIGIPATHLLTAKDISYRSNAADIKMIVTVNEDTICREIEAAESKSPALKLKAVIGKNRKGWINFSSQMETAPDEFARPTGDQATQNQDISLLYFTSGTTGMPKMVQHNFTYPLGHIVTAGYWQNVQKDGLHLTVADTGWAKAVWGKIYGQWLCGSAVFVYDFCKFKPAKLLEVIDRYGVTTFCAPPTIYRFFIKEDLSRFKFEKLSYCVIAGEPLNPEVYHQWLKATGIRMMEGYGQTELTVAIGNFPWMTPKPGSMGKPSPGYEIDLVDDNGESCPVGEEGQIVVHTRRHGPVGMFDGYYRDRELTRKVWHDDIYYTGDNAWRDEDGYFWFIGRADDVIKSSGYRIGPFEVESALLEHPAVLECAITAVPDPIRGQIVKATVVLTKAYHPCDELIHELQEHVKRVTAPYKYPRTIEFVDELPKTISGKIRRVEIRGKDSLV; translated from the coding sequence ATGATCAAACAATATTTATCAAAAACAGATTTCAAATCCTATGAAGATTTTTACCAGAATTTCAGCATAAATATTCCTGATAATTTTAACTTTGCATATGATGTGGTAGACCGGATCGCTGAACAGCACCCGGAAAAACGCGCCATTGTCTGGTGCAACGACAGGGGGGAAGAAAAACAAATTACGTTTGAGGCATTGAGAATCCATGTCAACAAAACCGCCAATGCCTTTCAATCGCTTGGCATCCGCAAAGGCGATCCGGTCATGCTCGTTCTCAAACGCCGGTATGAATTCTGGTACTGCCTGCTGGCGCTTCACAAACTCGGCGCTATCGGAATTCCCGCTACGCACCTGCTGACCGCAAAGGATATCTCCTACCGAAGCAATGCCGCGGATATCAAAATGATCGTTACGGTCAATGAAGATACCATTTGCCGGGAGATCGAGGCAGCGGAATCCAAATCCCCTGCACTGAAACTCAAAGCCGTTATCGGTAAAAACCGTAAGGGGTGGATCAATTTCAGCAGCCAGATGGAAACCGCCCCCGACGAATTTGCGCGGCCCACAGGCGATCAGGCGACCCAGAACCAGGATATATCGCTGCTTTACTTTACCTCCGGAACCACCGGCATGCCTAAAATGGTTCAACACAATTTCACCTACCCCCTGGGCCACATCGTTACGGCTGGATACTGGCAGAATGTTCAGAAAGACGGGCTGCATCTGACCGTCGCCGATACGGGCTGGGCAAAAGCCGTCTGGGGAAAAATATATGGCCAGTGGCTCTGCGGGAGTGCGGTATTTGTCTATGATTTCTGTAAATTCAAGCCCGCAAAACTCCTTGAAGTCATCGACAGATACGGGGTCACCACGTTTTGTGCGCCACCGACCATATACCGTTTTTTTATCAAGGAAGATCTGTCCCGGTTTAAATTCGAAAAACTCAGTTATTGCGTCATTGCCGGAGAACCTTTAAATCCTGAGGTCTATCACCAATGGCTGAAAGCCACCGGAATCAGGATGATGGAGGGCTATGGCCAGACCGAGCTGACGGTAGCCATAGGCAATTTTCCCTGGATGACCCCGAAACCCGGGTCCATGGGCAAACCCTCACCGGGGTATGAGATTGACCTTGTCGATGACAACGGAGAATCGTGCCCCGTGGGCGAGGAGGGGCAGATTGTGGTCCATACCCGCCGGCACGGGCCCGTGGGAATGTTTGACGGCTATTACCGCGACCGGGAATTGACCCGAAAGGTCTGGCATGATGATATCTATTATACCGGCGATAACGCATGGCGAGATGAAGACGGTTATTTCTGGTTTATAGGCCGTGCCGATGATGTCATTAAAAGCTCGGGATACCGCATCGGTCCTTTTGAAGTTGAAAGCGCGCTTCTGGAACATCCCGCAGTACTTGAATGCGCCATCACGGCAGTTCCGGATCCGATACGGGGACAGATTGTCAAAGCGACCGTGGTGCTGACCAAAGCCTATCATCCGTGTGATGAACTTATCCACGAGCTCCAGGAACATGTCAAACGGGTAACGGCCCCATATAAATATCCCCGGACTATCGAATTTGTTGATGAACTTCCCAAAACCATCAGCGGTAAAATCCGTCGGGTTGAAATCAGGGGAAAAGACAGCCTGGTGTAA
- a CDS encoding XRE family transcriptional regulator, with protein MPEEILQIAMRVRELREIAGLSIASLAEEFDIPVERYKAYESGTADIPVSFLHKISGKFNIDITTLLTGKNPKLHIYSLVRKNQGLSVERREQYKYQSLGYNFIRRKADPFLVTVEPKAEDSPIHFNAHPGQEFQYMIQGQMKIVIDKHELILNEGDSLFFDATYRHGMKALGNSPAHFLAIIL; from the coding sequence ATGCCGGAAGAAATTTTACAGATCGCAATGAGGGTCCGCGAATTACGTGAAATAGCCGGTCTGTCCATTGCAAGCCTGGCCGAGGAGTTTGATATACCCGTGGAACGGTATAAAGCGTATGAGTCCGGCACAGCCGATATACCCGTCAGCTTTTTACATAAAATCTCAGGCAAATTCAATATCGATATAACGACCCTGTTAACAGGAAAAAATCCCAAGCTTCATATTTATTCTCTGGTCCGTAAAAATCAGGGCCTCAGTGTTGAACGCAGGGAACAGTACAAATACCAGAGTCTGGGGTACAATTTCATCCGTAGAAAGGCTGATCCGTTTCTGGTTACCGTTGAGCCCAAAGCCGAAGATTCCCCTATCCATTTCAATGCCCACCCCGGGCAGGAATTTCAATATATGATCCAGGGACAAATGAAAATTGTGATCGATAAGCACGAATTGATCCTGAATGAAGGCGATTCACTGTTTTTTGACGCAACTTATCGCCATGGCATGAAGGCATTGGGAAATTCACCGGCTCATTTTTTGGCCATCATTCTATAG
- the metF gene encoding methylenetetrahydrofolate reductase [NAD(P)H] codes for MKVKNILDSTAISFSFEFFPPKTEPGWGKLFQTISNLIPLKPSYVSVTYGAGGSTRERTHNLVIRIHEETDLTVVSHLTCTGSTKSEIRSILDTYSEHGIKNILALKGDPPEGGIAVPAADGFGHAADLVSFIKAHYPNMGIGVAGFPEGHPATPNRLKEIEYLKAKIDAGADYIVTQLFFDNRDFYDFCERCELAGIHVPIIAGIMPILSRRGMARMAELAAGTRFPAPFLKALSRAQTDDYVEKVGIHWATEQVRDLIDNNVRGIHFYTLNTARATLKIYEALGVRDSEQLAS; via the coding sequence ATGAAAGTTAAAAATATACTCGATTCAACTGCCATATCGTTCAGCTTTGAATTTTTCCCTCCAAAGACAGAGCCCGGATGGGGAAAACTGTTTCAAACCATTTCCAATCTGATACCGCTCAAGCCCTCCTATGTCAGCGTTACCTATGGCGCAGGGGGATCAACCCGGGAACGAACTCATAACCTGGTCATCCGCATCCATGAAGAAACGGATTTAACCGTGGTCTCACACCTGACCTGTACGGGGTCCACAAAAAGCGAAATCCGTTCCATCCTCGATACGTATTCCGAACATGGGATCAAAAACATTCTGGCCTTGAAGGGAGACCCGCCGGAAGGGGGGATTGCCGTTCCTGCCGCTGATGGATTTGGCCATGCGGCTGATCTGGTATCCTTTATCAAGGCGCATTATCCGAACATGGGAATTGGTGTGGCCGGATTTCCCGAGGGGCATCCCGCCACGCCGAACCGCCTGAAAGAAATCGAATATCTCAAGGCAAAAATTGATGCCGGCGCTGACTATATTGTCACGCAACTGTTTTTTGATAACCGGGACTTTTACGATTTCTGCGAACGATGTGAACTGGCGGGAATTCATGTTCCCATTATTGCCGGCATCATGCCGATTTTATCCCGAAGGGGAATGGCCAGAATGGCGGAGCTTGCCGCCGGCACCCGTTTTCCAGCCCCATTTTTAAAGGCGCTGTCACGGGCTCAAACCGATGATTATGTGGAAAAAGTCGGTATTCACTGGGCAACGGAACAGGTCCGTGATCTCATCGACAACAATGTACGGGGAATCCATTTTTATACGCTTAACACCGCCAGAGCCACGCTGAAGATTTATGAAGCGCTCGGGGTCAGGGACTCTGAACAACTGGCAAGCTGA
- a CDS encoding thioredoxin family protein, producing the protein MISKDRRQVYKGERRVVPPCKPIGIDMETVEAKFSHLEHDVKLIFFTREASITLCQQARSLFKCVAAVTAKIGYEEYNFAINKEKALEYGIFGIPALVMIGEKDYGIRYYGCPTGLEVANFLENIVFVSRGRSGLPQEIIDKIQSLDHDTHLKVFLSDVCPYSLVIAKLALRLAIACDRLSVDIIDATEFMEIAEEYNVRGIPMTVVNETKSFYGALAAEEYVNKILEYSAEALLKD; encoded by the coding sequence ATGATTTCAAAGGATCGACGTCAAGTCTACAAAGGGGAGCGGCGCGTTGTCCCTCCCTGCAAGCCGATCGGAATTGATATGGAAACAGTGGAAGCCAAATTCAGTCATCTGGAGCATGATGTAAAACTCATATTTTTTACCCGTGAAGCCTCGATCACTCTTTGCCAGCAGGCCAGGAGCCTGTTTAAATGCGTGGCAGCGGTTACCGCTAAAATTGGTTATGAAGAGTATAATTTCGCCATAAATAAGGAAAAAGCCCTGGAATACGGAATTTTTGGAATACCGGCGCTGGTCATGATAGGGGAAAAGGACTACGGGATCCGTTATTATGGATGCCCGACCGGGTTGGAGGTCGCCAATTTTCTGGAAAATATTGTATTTGTCTCCCGGGGCAGATCAGGCCTGCCGCAGGAGATTATCGATAAAATTCAATCCCTTGACCATGACACTCACCTGAAAGTGTTTTTATCCGACGTATGTCCCTATTCACTTGTGATAGCCAAACTGGCCCTGAGACTGGCAATCGCATGTGACAGGCTCAGTGTGGATATCATTGATGCCACAGAGTTCATGGAAATCGCAGAGGAGTATAACGTCCGCGGGATACCGATGACCGTGGTGAATGAAACAAAATCTTTTTACGGCGCACTGGCTGCGGAAGAATATGTCAATAAAATTCTGGAATACAGCGCGGAAGCATTGTTGAAGGATTAA
- a CDS encoding YgiQ family radical SAM protein, whose amino-acid sequence MFIPTTVPEMRRLGWDALDIILVTGDSYIDSPHVGVSVIGKVLLKAGYRVGIIAQPQMDSNTDIGRLGEPRLFWGISGGCVDSMVSNYTALKKWRKSDDFTPGGVNNRRPDRAVIAYSNLIRRCFKSTCPIVLGGIEASLRRIAHYDFWSDSIRRSILFDAKADVLVYGMAERSIVELAEHLKLKKDIRDIRGLCYISKEKRSGYLELSSYTAVAADKKAFTDMFHAFYQNGDPVTATGLCQQQDTRYLIQNPPQPYPAQHELDEIYDLEFERNHHPFYQKMGDVRALETIRFSISTHRGCYGECNFCAIAVHEGRTIRWRSEDSIAREAQRLSQHPDFKGIIQDAGGPTANMYGFECPKKLKHGSCRQKRCLFPEICPQLPVDHRPQIRLLKRLRQISGIKKVFVSSGIRYDLILADTASGEKYLKQIIDHHVSGQMKVAPEHSEDPVLKAMGKPGTASLVKFKDLFYHLTRAAGKKQFLTYYLIAAHPGCREQDMKKLNAFAVHTLKIHPEQIQIFTPTPSTYSSLMYYTERDPFTGAPVYVEKNPRRKEQQKRIMFENKGARER is encoded by the coding sequence ATGTTTATTCCGACCACAGTTCCGGAAATGCGCCGTCTGGGATGGGACGCGCTTGATATCATCCTGGTGACCGGCGACAGCTACATTGACAGCCCGCATGTGGGGGTGTCGGTTATCGGCAAAGTACTGCTGAAGGCAGGCTACCGGGTGGGCATCATTGCACAGCCCCAAATGGATTCGAATACCGATATCGGCAGACTCGGTGAGCCCCGTTTATTCTGGGGAATTTCCGGCGGCTGTGTCGATTCCATGGTGTCCAATTACACGGCGCTGAAAAAATGGAGAAAATCAGATGATTTCACGCCGGGCGGAGTCAATAACCGACGCCCCGACCGTGCCGTCATCGCATATTCGAACCTGATCCGGCGCTGTTTCAAGTCCACCTGCCCCATTGTCCTTGGCGGAATTGAGGCCAGCTTAAGACGCATCGCCCATTATGATTTCTGGTCAGACAGCATCCGCCGGTCCATCCTGTTCGACGCAAAAGCCGATGTGCTGGTCTATGGAATGGCCGAACGCAGCATCGTTGAGCTGGCTGAGCACCTGAAACTGAAAAAGGACATCCGTGATATCCGGGGTCTGTGTTATATCTCAAAAGAAAAACGGTCCGGGTATCTCGAATTATCTTCTTATACCGCGGTAGCCGCTGATAAAAAGGCCTTTACGGACATGTTTCATGCGTTTTACCAAAACGGTGATCCAGTAACTGCAACCGGTTTATGCCAGCAACAGGATACCCGGTACCTGATACAGAATCCGCCGCAGCCTTACCCGGCTCAACACGAGCTCGATGAAATCTACGATCTGGAGTTTGAAAGAAATCATCACCCCTTCTATCAGAAAATGGGAGATGTCAGAGCCCTTGAGACCATCCGGTTTTCCATCAGCACCCACCGGGGCTGCTACGGCGAATGCAATTTCTGCGCGATCGCCGTGCATGAAGGCCGCACGATCCGATGGCGAAGCGAAGACTCCATCGCCCGGGAAGCTCAGCGCCTGTCTCAGCACCCGGATTTTAAAGGCATCATTCAGGATGCAGGCGGCCCTACCGCAAACATGTATGGCTTTGAATGCCCCAAAAAACTGAAACATGGCAGCTGCCGGCAGAAACGCTGCCTGTTCCCGGAGATCTGTCCGCAGCTGCCGGTCGACCACCGCCCTCAGATCCGGCTGCTCAAGCGCCTCCGTCAGATAAGCGGCATCAAAAAGGTATTTGTATCCTCCGGCATCCGCTATGACCTGATTCTGGCCGATACCGCCAGCGGCGAAAAGTATCTGAAGCAGATCATCGATCACCACGTATCCGGCCAGATGAAAGTGGCCCCGGAACACAGCGAAGACCCTGTTCTGAAGGCCATGGGAAAACCCGGCACCGCGTCGCTGGTCAAATTTAAAGACCTGTTCTATCATCTGACCCGTGCCGCCGGCAAAAAGCAGTTTCTGACCTACTACCTGATTGCCGCACATCCCGGATGCCGGGAGCAGGATATGAAAAAGCTCAACGCATTCGCTGTCCACACGCTTAAAATTCATCCCGAACAGATCCAGATTTTCACCCCCACGCCGTCCACCTATTCAAGCCTGATGTATTACACGGAGCGTGACCCGTTTACCGGCGCTCCCGTGTATGTGGAAAAAAACCCCCGCCGGAAGGAACAGCAGAAACGCATCATGTTCGAAAATAAAGGGGCACGGGAACGATGA
- a CDS encoding trimeric intracellular cation channel family protein, which produces MIYILDIFGTFVFAISGAFRAVKYELDILGVLVLAIATGVGGGLIRDVIIGSTPPAAFQDETYLLICILGGLIVFISAPKIAKQWDLVMVADAVGLGAFAAIGAARGAIHGLGPMGIMMMGAITATGGGVIRDMLVSEIPAVIRTDFYATAALAGGGCFFIMKSLEFGEPVQLFSAIVITTGLRVVAMIFKLNLPKVRSLPESPSVIARNRKTRRKK; this is translated from the coding sequence ATGATATATATCCTCGATATTTTTGGCACATTTGTTTTCGCGATTTCCGGAGCCTTCAGGGCCGTCAAATATGAGCTGGACATCCTGGGCGTTCTGGTGCTGGCAATTGCAACCGGTGTGGGAGGCGGGCTGATCCGAGATGTCATCATCGGATCCACTCCCCCGGCCGCCTTTCAGGATGAAACCTATCTGCTCATCTGTATCCTGGGCGGTCTGATTGTGTTCATATCCGCACCGAAAATCGCGAAACAATGGGATCTGGTCATGGTCGCCGATGCCGTTGGCTTAGGGGCCTTTGCCGCAATAGGGGCCGCCAGAGGGGCTATCCACGGACTGGGTCCCATGGGAATCATGATGATGGGTGCCATTACGGCTACCGGCGGCGGAGTGATCCGGGATATGCTCGTCAGCGAAATCCCAGCGGTCATCCGTACCGATTTTTATGCCACTGCCGCCCTGGCCGGAGGGGGCTGCTTTTTTATCATGAAATCTCTCGAATTCGGGGAACCGGTTCAATTATTTTCTGCCATCGTCATCACAACAGGTCTCCGGGTTGTCGCCATGATATTCAAACTTAATCTTCCCAAAGTCCGAAGCCTGCCTGAATCGCCTTCCGTCATTGCCCGGAATCGGAAAACCAGAAGAAAAAAATAA
- a CDS encoding chemotaxis protein CheR gives MQSPQGKKEEFTQLIDSVTTNKTDFFRESGHFTHLVQKILPGMTRAQPYNSRIKLNIWSAGCASGEEPYTLSMILSDFISSNPGIDFSILATDISTRVLSDAINATYPEEAVKPIPIKFKRKYLMKGTGSKAGYYRIVPEIRKYISFRWLNFLDNDFGINNPMDIIFCRNVIIYFDRKTQQGLINKFYNQLKPGGYLFLGHSETLNGIDSRFDSVAPTIYQKM, from the coding sequence TTGCAAAGCCCCCAGGGGAAAAAAGAAGAATTCACCCAACTGATTGATTCCGTAACAACAAACAAAACGGATTTTTTCCGTGAATCCGGACATTTCACACATCTGGTTCAAAAAATATTGCCAGGGATGACCCGGGCACAACCATATAACAGTCGTATAAAACTGAACATCTGGAGCGCCGGTTGCGCCAGTGGGGAAGAGCCCTATACCCTGTCAATGATCCTTTCGGATTTTATCAGTTCAAATCCGGGTATAGACTTCTCAATCCTCGCCACTGATATATCCACCAGGGTATTGTCCGATGCCATAAATGCAACTTACCCCGAAGAGGCGGTAAAACCGATTCCGATAAAATTCAAGCGGAAATATCTGATGAAGGGTACCGGGAGCAAAGCAGGATATTACCGCATTGTTCCGGAAATCAGAAAATACATCTCCTTTCGCTGGCTGAATTTTCTGGACAATGATTTTGGCATCAACAATCCGATGGATATTATATTCTGCCGGAATGTGATCATTTATTTCGATCGAAAAACGCAGCAAGGGTTGATCAACAAATTCTACAATCAATTAAAGCCGGGCGGATATCTGTTTCTCGGACATTCTGAAACCCTGAATGGAATTGATTCTCGCTTTGATTCGGTTGCCCCGACCATTTACCAGAAAATGTAA